A region of Salinibacter sp. 10B DNA encodes the following proteins:
- the tsf gene encoding translation elongation factor Ts, which yields MSISAKQVKELRDATGVGMMDCKEALKEADGDFDEAVSILRKKGQEVASDRAAKEADEGLVVTALSDDASVGAIVEVNCETDFVARNDEFQEFANRVAELALTERPSDLDALKALTYEDDATVEDELVALTGKIGEKLAVRRVDLLESDDGRIISYIHPGSKLGVLVDVEGDGDLEEAGRDVAMQIAALDPIAVTRDEVPEEVTEEEREVAREAALNEGKPEHVIDQIVDGKLDRFYEDNVLLEQAFVKDSSVSVQEMIDDAGLSVNRFTRYALGD from the coding sequence ATGAGCATTTCTGCGAAACAGGTAAAAGAGCTGCGCGACGCAACGGGCGTCGGCATGATGGACTGCAAAGAGGCCCTGAAAGAGGCTGACGGCGACTTCGACGAGGCCGTGAGCATTCTGCGGAAGAAGGGGCAGGAAGTGGCCTCGGACCGTGCCGCGAAAGAGGCCGATGAGGGGCTCGTCGTCACGGCCCTTTCGGACGATGCCTCGGTTGGAGCCATTGTAGAGGTCAACTGCGAGACCGACTTCGTGGCGCGCAACGACGAATTCCAGGAGTTTGCCAACCGCGTGGCGGAGCTGGCGCTCACGGAGCGTCCCTCTGACCTCGACGCCCTGAAGGCGCTCACGTACGAGGACGACGCTACAGTCGAGGATGAGCTGGTGGCACTCACCGGGAAGATTGGAGAGAAGCTGGCTGTTCGCCGGGTCGATCTGCTGGAGAGTGACGATGGCCGCATTATCTCGTACATCCATCCCGGCTCCAAGCTGGGCGTCCTCGTTGATGTCGAAGGCGACGGGGATCTGGAGGAGGCCGGGCGCGACGTGGCCATGCAGATCGCAGCACTCGACCCGATTGCCGTCACGCGCGACGAGGTGCCGGAAGAGGTCACCGAAGAGGAGCGCGAAGTGGCCCGCGAAGCCGCGCTGAATGAAGGCAAGCCCGAGCACGTGATTGATCAGATCGTGGACGGCAAGCTCGACCGCTTTTACGAGGACAACGTGCTCTTGGAGCAGGCCTTCGTAAAGGACTCCTCGGTTTCCGTGCAGGAAATGATCGACGATGCGGGGCTTTCGGTGAACCGGTTTACCCGGTACGCACTCGGAGACTAA
- the pyrH gene encoding UMP kinase — MSPPSADNGHSELQYQRVLLKLSGEALLGGEREFGIDEAVLRSYAEEVRKAVEMGAEVAIVIGGGNIFRGVENAMEGMTRAHADYMGMLATMINGMALQDAFEQVDLVTRLQSSIKMEEIAEPFIRRRAIRHLEKGRVVIFGAGTGNPYFTTDTAAALRGLEIDADVILKGTRVDGVFTADPEENDDAERFLRIHGQEVIQRNLRVMDMTALTLCQESEMPIIVFNMGREGNLPDLLAGETVGTRVHWDGTEATAERVPA, encoded by the coding sequence ATGAGTCCCCCTTCTGCAGACAATGGCCATTCGGAGCTGCAATACCAGCGTGTTCTGCTGAAGCTCAGTGGGGAGGCCCTTCTTGGGGGGGAGCGTGAGTTTGGCATCGACGAGGCCGTGCTCCGGTCGTACGCCGAAGAGGTCCGGAAGGCCGTGGAGATGGGAGCCGAGGTGGCAATCGTCATCGGGGGAGGAAACATTTTCCGGGGAGTGGAAAATGCGATGGAAGGGATGACGCGAGCGCACGCCGACTATATGGGCATGCTGGCCACCATGATTAACGGCATGGCCCTTCAGGATGCGTTTGAGCAGGTGGATCTCGTGACGCGCCTGCAGTCGAGCATCAAGATGGAAGAGATCGCCGAGCCGTTTATTCGGCGGCGGGCCATCCGCCATCTCGAAAAGGGACGCGTCGTGATTTTTGGGGCCGGCACCGGGAATCCCTACTTCACCACCGACACGGCCGCGGCGCTCCGCGGTCTCGAAATTGATGCCGACGTCATTCTGAAGGGGACCCGCGTGGATGGGGTGTTTACCGCGGACCCAGAAGAGAACGACGACGCGGAGCGGTTTCTTCGCATCCACGGGCAGGAGGTCATTCAGCGGAACCTGCGCGTGATGGACATGACGGCCCTCACGCTCTGCCAGGAATCGGAAATGCCGATCATCGTGTTCAACATGGGACGGGAGGGGAATCTGCCGGACCTGCTGGCTGGAGAAACCGTGGGGACCCGCGTGCATTGGGATGGGACGGAAGCGACGGCTGAGCGCGTGCCGGCGTAA